In Terriglobales bacterium, a genomic segment contains:
- the msrP gene encoding protein-methionine-sulfoxide reductase catalytic subunit MsrP — translation MLIKKPEEVRSSEITSQSTYLNRRAFLGGAAALAGAAVIAKVAGAKTPSPDTAPNGQKLSGVIKGQFSTDEKQTPYKDITNYNNFYEFSTDKYQPANLAKNFRTRPWTVKVEGLVQKPKTYDIDSLLKLATLEDRVYRHRCVEGWSMVIPWVGYSFKKLMDQVQPLGNAKYVEFTTLNDPAQMPGVRYGVLDWPYTEGLRLDEASHPLALLTVGLYGEVLPNQDGAPVRIVVPWKYGFKSCKSIVKIRFTDKEPRTAWNKAAPNEYGFYSNVNPNVDHPRWSQARERRIGEFTKRPTLMFNGYGDQVASLYTGMDLKKFF, via the coding sequence ATGCTGATTAAGAAGCCGGAGGAAGTACGCTCGTCGGAAATCACCAGCCAATCGACGTATCTGAATCGCCGGGCTTTCCTGGGCGGCGCGGCCGCGCTGGCCGGCGCGGCTGTGATCGCGAAGGTCGCCGGCGCGAAAACTCCCTCGCCCGACACCGCTCCTAACGGCCAGAAGCTGTCCGGAGTTATCAAAGGACAGTTCTCGACCGACGAAAAGCAGACTCCCTACAAGGACATCACCAACTACAACAACTTCTACGAGTTCTCCACGGACAAGTACCAGCCGGCCAACCTGGCCAAGAACTTCCGTACTCGCCCGTGGACGGTGAAGGTCGAGGGCTTGGTGCAAAAGCCCAAGACCTACGACATCGACTCCCTGCTCAAGTTGGCCACGCTGGAGGACCGCGTTTACCGGCACCGCTGCGTGGAAGGCTGGTCCATGGTTATTCCCTGGGTTGGCTATTCGTTTAAGAAGCTGATGGACCAGGTGCAGCCGCTGGGTAACGCCAAGTACGTTGAATTCACCACCCTCAACGATCCGGCGCAGATGCCCGGCGTGCGTTACGGCGTTTTAGACTGGCCTTATACCGAAGGCTTGCGCCTTGATGAAGCCAGTCACCCTCTCGCCCTGCTGACGGTCGGCTTGTATGGCGAAGTCCTGCCCAACCAGGATGGCGCGCCGGTGCGCATCGTCGTGCCCTGGAAGTATGGGTTCAAGAGCTGCAAGTCGATCGTGAAGATTCGCTTCACCGACAAGGAGCCGAGGACGGCGTGGAACAAGGCCGCTCCCAACGAGTACGGCTTCTATTCCAACGTCAATCCGAACGTGGACCACCCGCGCTGGAGCCAGGCTCGCGAACGCCGCATTGGCGAATTTACCAAGCGCCCTACGCTGATGTTCAACGGCTACGGCGACCAGGTCGCCTCACTCTACACGGGCATGGATTTGAAAAAGTTTTTCTGA